In the Brachyhypopomus gauderio isolate BG-103 chromosome 4, BGAUD_0.2, whole genome shotgun sequence genome, one interval contains:
- the LOC143513108 gene encoding serine/threonine kinase-like domain-containing protein STKLD1 isoform X4, with product MENYVIIDVMCPGCFGVTLLVKDRESGLEQTLKKVDCLDVIAADKAFQEALCLLNLSHPNIVSYKEFFTSWNKHISSVTLSMVMDCPCMKTLRTVIASQREQKQKFENEVMQMFLGQMLDALAYLHSRNILHRNLKPSNILVTSDDRGSAFRMCDFGTATVMGDRARLQIRVKNITFPLGAKSWMAPESVGLLQWSDKSDIWTFGCVLLDMLTCHILDEEAFLSLVQNRENLSLLDFGISRDFHQLLNMMFIYNPKRRASVWLLVKEELVKQSLILCGFSLHMLKKTLPEGLTEPPFHEGFDSVLEFMMTYTHVEAAQLSVLSYLLEEEENALCRVSDVVKAVTFAMLCHMGSVCVQLKSCYVLQLLIAGTYTGKENSWLCGESVISCVLEAVRNFLEHCDLLSCAFQTLVLISPSGEACDLILKLGGVQHALNALKAYPEEEVLVIPCCKCLWSTLAQGCGTPESMASAVETVCMIGPMHMQSADVTEALCAALQSLTMHGKCCNPTEMMVVQVLRSSEGSGVPLIMSARRLHPNDPKVTANLCNLLKQLLQHDNLVPELLAENVQEELEQIVEQFESTMEIVLLAQEILSKVMSLNDAEQTIST from the exons ATGGAAAATTATGTG ATCATAGACGTGATGTGTCCTGGATGCTTTGGAGTAACCTTGCTTGTAAAAGACAGGGAGTCTGGCTTGGAACAGACACTAAAGAAG GTGGACTGTTTGGATGTAATTGCTGCTGATAAAGCCTTCCAGGAG GCTTTGTGTTTGCTAAATCTGAGTCACCCAAACATTGTCAGCTACAAGGAGTTCTTCACATCTTGGAACAAACAT ATATCATCAGTCACGCTTTCAATGGTGATGGACTGTCCTTGCATGAAGACCCTCAGAACAGTCATTGCTTCGCAAAGGGAGCAAAAACAGAAGTTTGAGAATGAG GTTATGCAGATGTTTTTGGGACAAATGTTGGATGCTCTGGCCTATCTGCACAGCAGAAACATTTTACACAG AAATCTGAAACCATCCAACATTCTGGTGACTTCGGATGACAGGGGCTCAGCCTTTCGCATGTGTGATTTTGGGACTGCAACTGTCATGGGAGACCGAGCAAGGCTACAAATAAGAGTCAAAAACA TCACCTTTCCTTTAGGTGCTAAGAGCTGGATGGCTCCTGAGAGCGTGGGTCTGCTACAGTGGAGTGATAAGAGTGATATCTGGACCTTTGGCTGTGTCCTCCTGGATATGCTGACATGCCACATACTTGAT GAGGAAGCATTTTTGTCCCTGGTTCAAAACAGGGAAAACCTCAGTCTCCTGGATTTTGGCATATCCAGGGATTTTCATCAGCTCCTCAACATGATGTTTATCTACAATCCGAAAAGAAGAGCCAGTGTCTG GTTGCTGGTGAAGGAAGAACTCGTGAAACAGAGTCTGATACTCTGTGGTTTTTCCCTGCATATGCTGAAGAAAACTCTTCCTGAAGGGCTCACCGAACCACCATTTCATGAAGGATTTGATAGTGTCTTGG AGTTTATGATGACTTATACACATGTAGAGGCCGCCCAGCTTTCAGTGCTGTCATACCTGTTGGAAGAGGAGGAAAATG CTTTGTGTAGGGTAAGTGATGTGGTAAAGGCTGTGACGTTTGCCATGCTGTGCCACATGGGGTCTGTTTGTGTTCAGCTGAAATCCTGCTACGTACTACAACTTCTGATAGCAG GTACCTATACTGGGAAGGAAAACTCTTGGCTTTGTGGGGAAAGTGTGATTTCTTGTGTCCTGGAAGCAGTGCGGAATTTTCTGGAACACTGCGATCTGCTGTCCTGTGCCTTTCAGACGCTAGTCCTCATCTCACCAAGTG GTGAGGCTTGTGATTTGATCCTTAAACTGGGAGGTGTTCAGCATGCACTCAACGCACTAAAGGCCTACCCAGAAGAAGAGGTCCTTGTCATACCTTGCTGCAAATGTCTGTGGAGTACACTGGCACAAG GCTGTGGTACTCCTGAATCTATGGCAAGTGCCGTTGAGACAGTGTGCATGATTGGACCAATGCACATGCAGTCTGCAGATGTGACCGAGGCCCTGTGTGCAGCGTTGCAGTCACTGACCATGCATGGAAAATGCTGCAACCCAACTG AGATGATGGTTGTCCAAGTCCTCCGTTCAAGTGAAGGGAGCGGTGTTCCTCTCATCATGTCTGCTCGAAGGCTTCATCCCAACGACCCAAAGGTGACCGCAAACCTCTGCAATCTTCTCAAGCAGCTGCTCCAACATG ATAATCTGGTTCCCGAATTGCTTGCTGAAAATGTTCAGGAGGAATTGGAGCAGATAGTTGAACAGTTTGAGTCCACTATG GAGATTGTCCTATTGGCACAGGAGATCTTGTCAAAAGTGATGAGTCTTAATGATGCAGAGCAAACAATTTCGACATGA
- the LOC143513108 gene encoding serine/threonine kinase-like domain-containing protein STKLD1 isoform X3: MENYVIIDVMCPGCFGVTLLVKDRESGLEQTLKKALCLLNLSHPNIVSYKEFFTSWNKHISSVTLSMVMDCPCMKTLRTVIASQREQKQKFENEVMQMFLGQMLDALAYLHSRNILHRNLKPSNILVTSDDRGSAFRMCDFGTATVMGDRARLQIRVKNITFPLGAKSWMAPESVGLLQWSDKSDIWTFGCVLLDMLTCHILDEEAFLSLVQNRENLSLLDFGISRDFHQLLNMMFIYNPKRRASVWLLVKEELVKQSLILCGFSLHMLKKTLPEGLTEPPFHEGFDSVLEFMMTYTHVEAAQLSVLSYLLEEEENALCRVSDVVKAVTFAMLCHMGSVCVQLKSCYVLQLLIAGTYTGKENSWLCGESVISCVLEAVRNFLEHCDLLSCAFQTLVLISPSGEACDLILKLGGVQHALNALKAYPEEEVLVIPCCKCLWSTLAQGCGTPESMASAVETVCMIGPMHMQSADVTEALCAALQSLTMHGKCCNPTALCEDKMTENAMDFLMHALREQPHHCGIVNHAFVAMANLISSSEMMVVQVLRSSEGSGVPLIMSARRLHPNDPKVTANLCNLLKQLLQHDNLVPELLAENVQEELEQIVEQFESTMEIVLLAQEILSKVMSLNDAEQTIST, from the exons ATGGAAAATTATGTG ATCATAGACGTGATGTGTCCTGGATGCTTTGGAGTAACCTTGCTTGTAAAAGACAGGGAGTCTGGCTTGGAACAGACACTAAAGAAG GCTTTGTGTTTGCTAAATCTGAGTCACCCAAACATTGTCAGCTACAAGGAGTTCTTCACATCTTGGAACAAACAT ATATCATCAGTCACGCTTTCAATGGTGATGGACTGTCCTTGCATGAAGACCCTCAGAACAGTCATTGCTTCGCAAAGGGAGCAAAAACAGAAGTTTGAGAATGAG GTTATGCAGATGTTTTTGGGACAAATGTTGGATGCTCTGGCCTATCTGCACAGCAGAAACATTTTACACAG AAATCTGAAACCATCCAACATTCTGGTGACTTCGGATGACAGGGGCTCAGCCTTTCGCATGTGTGATTTTGGGACTGCAACTGTCATGGGAGACCGAGCAAGGCTACAAATAAGAGTCAAAAACA TCACCTTTCCTTTAGGTGCTAAGAGCTGGATGGCTCCTGAGAGCGTGGGTCTGCTACAGTGGAGTGATAAGAGTGATATCTGGACCTTTGGCTGTGTCCTCCTGGATATGCTGACATGCCACATACTTGAT GAGGAAGCATTTTTGTCCCTGGTTCAAAACAGGGAAAACCTCAGTCTCCTGGATTTTGGCATATCCAGGGATTTTCATCAGCTCCTCAACATGATGTTTATCTACAATCCGAAAAGAAGAGCCAGTGTCTG GTTGCTGGTGAAGGAAGAACTCGTGAAACAGAGTCTGATACTCTGTGGTTTTTCCCTGCATATGCTGAAGAAAACTCTTCCTGAAGGGCTCACCGAACCACCATTTCATGAAGGATTTGATAGTGTCTTGG AGTTTATGATGACTTATACACATGTAGAGGCCGCCCAGCTTTCAGTGCTGTCATACCTGTTGGAAGAGGAGGAAAATG CTTTGTGTAGGGTAAGTGATGTGGTAAAGGCTGTGACGTTTGCCATGCTGTGCCACATGGGGTCTGTTTGTGTTCAGCTGAAATCCTGCTACGTACTACAACTTCTGATAGCAG GTACCTATACTGGGAAGGAAAACTCTTGGCTTTGTGGGGAAAGTGTGATTTCTTGTGTCCTGGAAGCAGTGCGGAATTTTCTGGAACACTGCGATCTGCTGTCCTGTGCCTTTCAGACGCTAGTCCTCATCTCACCAAGTG GTGAGGCTTGTGATTTGATCCTTAAACTGGGAGGTGTTCAGCATGCACTCAACGCACTAAAGGCCTACCCAGAAGAAGAGGTCCTTGTCATACCTTGCTGCAAATGTCTGTGGAGTACACTGGCACAAG GCTGTGGTACTCCTGAATCTATGGCAAGTGCCGTTGAGACAGTGTGCATGATTGGACCAATGCACATGCAGTCTGCAGATGTGACCGAGGCCCTGTGTGCAGCGTTGCAGTCACTGACCATGCATGGAAAATGCTGCAACCCAACTG CTCTGTGTGAGGATAAGATGACTGAGAATGCCATGGACTTCTTGATGCATGCGCTCAGGGAGCAGCCACACCATTGTGGGATAGTCAATCATGCGTTTGTTGCAATGGCCAACCTGATCAGTAGCTCAG AGATGATGGTTGTCCAAGTCCTCCGTTCAAGTGAAGGGAGCGGTGTTCCTCTCATCATGTCTGCTCGAAGGCTTCATCCCAACGACCCAAAGGTGACCGCAAACCTCTGCAATCTTCTCAAGCAGCTGCTCCAACATG ATAATCTGGTTCCCGAATTGCTTGCTGAAAATGTTCAGGAGGAATTGGAGCAGATAGTTGAACAGTTTGAGTCCACTATG GAGATTGTCCTATTGGCACAGGAGATCTTGTCAAAAGTGATGAGTCTTAATGATGCAGAGCAAACAATTTCGACATGA
- the LOC143513108 gene encoding serine/threonine kinase-like domain-containing protein STKLD1 isoform X1 has product MENYVIIDVMCPGCFGVTLLVKDRESGLEQTLKKVDCLDVIAADKAFQEALCLLNLSHPNIVSYKEFFTSWNKHISSVTLSMVMDCPCMKTLRTVIASQREQKQKFENEVMQMFLGQMLDALAYLHSRNILHRNLKPSNILVTSDDRGSAFRMCDFGTATVMGDRARLQIRVKNITFPLGAKSWMAPESVGLLQWSDKSDIWTFGCVLLDMLTCHILDEEAFLSLVQNRENLSLLDFGISRDFHQLLNMMFIYNPKRRASVWLLVKEELVKQSLILCGFSLHMLKKTLPEGLTEPPFHEGFDSVLEFMMTYTHVEAAQLSVLSYLLEEEENALCRVSDVVKAVTFAMLCHMGSVCVQLKSCYVLQLLIAGTYTGKENSWLCGESVISCVLEAVRNFLEHCDLLSCAFQTLVLISPSGEACDLILKLGGVQHALNALKAYPEEEVLVIPCCKCLWSTLAQGCGTPESMASAVETVCMIGPMHMQSADVTEALCAALQSLTMHGKCCNPTALCEDKMTENAMDFLMHALREQPHHCGIVNHAFVAMANLISSSEMMVVQVLRSSEGSGVPLIMSARRLHPNDPKVTANLCNLLKQLLQHDNLVPELLAENVQEELEQIVEQFESTMEIVLLAQEILSKVMSLNDAEQTIST; this is encoded by the exons ATGGAAAATTATGTG ATCATAGACGTGATGTGTCCTGGATGCTTTGGAGTAACCTTGCTTGTAAAAGACAGGGAGTCTGGCTTGGAACAGACACTAAAGAAG GTGGACTGTTTGGATGTAATTGCTGCTGATAAAGCCTTCCAGGAG GCTTTGTGTTTGCTAAATCTGAGTCACCCAAACATTGTCAGCTACAAGGAGTTCTTCACATCTTGGAACAAACAT ATATCATCAGTCACGCTTTCAATGGTGATGGACTGTCCTTGCATGAAGACCCTCAGAACAGTCATTGCTTCGCAAAGGGAGCAAAAACAGAAGTTTGAGAATGAG GTTATGCAGATGTTTTTGGGACAAATGTTGGATGCTCTGGCCTATCTGCACAGCAGAAACATTTTACACAG AAATCTGAAACCATCCAACATTCTGGTGACTTCGGATGACAGGGGCTCAGCCTTTCGCATGTGTGATTTTGGGACTGCAACTGTCATGGGAGACCGAGCAAGGCTACAAATAAGAGTCAAAAACA TCACCTTTCCTTTAGGTGCTAAGAGCTGGATGGCTCCTGAGAGCGTGGGTCTGCTACAGTGGAGTGATAAGAGTGATATCTGGACCTTTGGCTGTGTCCTCCTGGATATGCTGACATGCCACATACTTGAT GAGGAAGCATTTTTGTCCCTGGTTCAAAACAGGGAAAACCTCAGTCTCCTGGATTTTGGCATATCCAGGGATTTTCATCAGCTCCTCAACATGATGTTTATCTACAATCCGAAAAGAAGAGCCAGTGTCTG GTTGCTGGTGAAGGAAGAACTCGTGAAACAGAGTCTGATACTCTGTGGTTTTTCCCTGCATATGCTGAAGAAAACTCTTCCTGAAGGGCTCACCGAACCACCATTTCATGAAGGATTTGATAGTGTCTTGG AGTTTATGATGACTTATACACATGTAGAGGCCGCCCAGCTTTCAGTGCTGTCATACCTGTTGGAAGAGGAGGAAAATG CTTTGTGTAGGGTAAGTGATGTGGTAAAGGCTGTGACGTTTGCCATGCTGTGCCACATGGGGTCTGTTTGTGTTCAGCTGAAATCCTGCTACGTACTACAACTTCTGATAGCAG GTACCTATACTGGGAAGGAAAACTCTTGGCTTTGTGGGGAAAGTGTGATTTCTTGTGTCCTGGAAGCAGTGCGGAATTTTCTGGAACACTGCGATCTGCTGTCCTGTGCCTTTCAGACGCTAGTCCTCATCTCACCAAGTG GTGAGGCTTGTGATTTGATCCTTAAACTGGGAGGTGTTCAGCATGCACTCAACGCACTAAAGGCCTACCCAGAAGAAGAGGTCCTTGTCATACCTTGCTGCAAATGTCTGTGGAGTACACTGGCACAAG GCTGTGGTACTCCTGAATCTATGGCAAGTGCCGTTGAGACAGTGTGCATGATTGGACCAATGCACATGCAGTCTGCAGATGTGACCGAGGCCCTGTGTGCAGCGTTGCAGTCACTGACCATGCATGGAAAATGCTGCAACCCAACTG CTCTGTGTGAGGATAAGATGACTGAGAATGCCATGGACTTCTTGATGCATGCGCTCAGGGAGCAGCCACACCATTGTGGGATAGTCAATCATGCGTTTGTTGCAATGGCCAACCTGATCAGTAGCTCAG AGATGATGGTTGTCCAAGTCCTCCGTTCAAGTGAAGGGAGCGGTGTTCCTCTCATCATGTCTGCTCGAAGGCTTCATCCCAACGACCCAAAGGTGACCGCAAACCTCTGCAATCTTCTCAAGCAGCTGCTCCAACATG ATAATCTGGTTCCCGAATTGCTTGCTGAAAATGTTCAGGAGGAATTGGAGCAGATAGTTGAACAGTTTGAGTCCACTATG GAGATTGTCCTATTGGCACAGGAGATCTTGTCAAAAGTGATGAGTCTTAATGATGCAGAGCAAACAATTTCGACATGA
- the LOC143513108 gene encoding serine/threonine kinase-like domain-containing protein STKLD1 isoform X2 — translation MENYVIIDVMCPGCFGVTLLVKDRESGLEQTLKKVDCLDVIAADKAFQEALCLLNLSHPNIVSYKEFFTSWNKHISSVTLSMVMDCPCMKTLRTVIASQREQKQKFENEVMQMFLGQMLDALAYLHSRNILHRNLKPSNILVTSDDRGSAFRMCDFGTATVMGDRARLQIRVKNSAKSWMAPESVGLLQWSDKSDIWTFGCVLLDMLTCHILDEEAFLSLVQNRENLSLLDFGISRDFHQLLNMMFIYNPKRRASVWLLVKEELVKQSLILCGFSLHMLKKTLPEGLTEPPFHEGFDSVLEFMMTYTHVEAAQLSVLSYLLEEEENALCRVSDVVKAVTFAMLCHMGSVCVQLKSCYVLQLLIAGTYTGKENSWLCGESVISCVLEAVRNFLEHCDLLSCAFQTLVLISPSGEACDLILKLGGVQHALNALKAYPEEEVLVIPCCKCLWSTLAQGCGTPESMASAVETVCMIGPMHMQSADVTEALCAALQSLTMHGKCCNPTALCEDKMTENAMDFLMHALREQPHHCGIVNHAFVAMANLISSSEMMVVQVLRSSEGSGVPLIMSARRLHPNDPKVTANLCNLLKQLLQHDNLVPELLAENVQEELEQIVEQFESTMEIVLLAQEILSKVMSLNDAEQTIST, via the exons ATGGAAAATTATGTG ATCATAGACGTGATGTGTCCTGGATGCTTTGGAGTAACCTTGCTTGTAAAAGACAGGGAGTCTGGCTTGGAACAGACACTAAAGAAG GTGGACTGTTTGGATGTAATTGCTGCTGATAAAGCCTTCCAGGAG GCTTTGTGTTTGCTAAATCTGAGTCACCCAAACATTGTCAGCTACAAGGAGTTCTTCACATCTTGGAACAAACAT ATATCATCAGTCACGCTTTCAATGGTGATGGACTGTCCTTGCATGAAGACCCTCAGAACAGTCATTGCTTCGCAAAGGGAGCAAAAACAGAAGTTTGAGAATGAG GTTATGCAGATGTTTTTGGGACAAATGTTGGATGCTCTGGCCTATCTGCACAGCAGAAACATTTTACACAG AAATCTGAAACCATCCAACATTCTGGTGACTTCGGATGACAGGGGCTCAGCCTTTCGCATGTGTGATTTTGGGACTGCAACTGTCATGGGAGACCGAGCAAGGCTACAAATAAGAGTCAAAAACA GTGCTAAGAGCTGGATGGCTCCTGAGAGCGTGGGTCTGCTACAGTGGAGTGATAAGAGTGATATCTGGACCTTTGGCTGTGTCCTCCTGGATATGCTGACATGCCACATACTTGAT GAGGAAGCATTTTTGTCCCTGGTTCAAAACAGGGAAAACCTCAGTCTCCTGGATTTTGGCATATCCAGGGATTTTCATCAGCTCCTCAACATGATGTTTATCTACAATCCGAAAAGAAGAGCCAGTGTCTG GTTGCTGGTGAAGGAAGAACTCGTGAAACAGAGTCTGATACTCTGTGGTTTTTCCCTGCATATGCTGAAGAAAACTCTTCCTGAAGGGCTCACCGAACCACCATTTCATGAAGGATTTGATAGTGTCTTGG AGTTTATGATGACTTATACACATGTAGAGGCCGCCCAGCTTTCAGTGCTGTCATACCTGTTGGAAGAGGAGGAAAATG CTTTGTGTAGGGTAAGTGATGTGGTAAAGGCTGTGACGTTTGCCATGCTGTGCCACATGGGGTCTGTTTGTGTTCAGCTGAAATCCTGCTACGTACTACAACTTCTGATAGCAG GTACCTATACTGGGAAGGAAAACTCTTGGCTTTGTGGGGAAAGTGTGATTTCTTGTGTCCTGGAAGCAGTGCGGAATTTTCTGGAACACTGCGATCTGCTGTCCTGTGCCTTTCAGACGCTAGTCCTCATCTCACCAAGTG GTGAGGCTTGTGATTTGATCCTTAAACTGGGAGGTGTTCAGCATGCACTCAACGCACTAAAGGCCTACCCAGAAGAAGAGGTCCTTGTCATACCTTGCTGCAAATGTCTGTGGAGTACACTGGCACAAG GCTGTGGTACTCCTGAATCTATGGCAAGTGCCGTTGAGACAGTGTGCATGATTGGACCAATGCACATGCAGTCTGCAGATGTGACCGAGGCCCTGTGTGCAGCGTTGCAGTCACTGACCATGCATGGAAAATGCTGCAACCCAACTG CTCTGTGTGAGGATAAGATGACTGAGAATGCCATGGACTTCTTGATGCATGCGCTCAGGGAGCAGCCACACCATTGTGGGATAGTCAATCATGCGTTTGTTGCAATGGCCAACCTGATCAGTAGCTCAG AGATGATGGTTGTCCAAGTCCTCCGTTCAAGTGAAGGGAGCGGTGTTCCTCTCATCATGTCTGCTCGAAGGCTTCATCCCAACGACCCAAAGGTGACCGCAAACCTCTGCAATCTTCTCAAGCAGCTGCTCCAACATG ATAATCTGGTTCCCGAATTGCTTGCTGAAAATGTTCAGGAGGAATTGGAGCAGATAGTTGAACAGTTTGAGTCCACTATG GAGATTGTCCTATTGGCACAGGAGATCTTGTCAAAAGTGATGAGTCTTAATGATGCAGAGCAAACAATTTCGACATGA
- the LOC143513108 gene encoding serine/threonine kinase-like domain-containing protein STKLD1 isoform X5 yields MENYVIIDVMCPGCFGVTLLVKDRESGLEQTLKKVDCLDVIAADKAFQEALCLLNLSHPNIVSYKEFFTSWNKHISSVTLSMVMDCPCMKTLRTVIASQREQKQKFENEEEAFLSLVQNRENLSLLDFGISRDFHQLLNMMFIYNPKRRASVWLLVKEELVKQSLILCGFSLHMLKKTLPEGLTEPPFHEGFDSVLEFMMTYTHVEAAQLSVLSYLLEEEENALCRVSDVVKAVTFAMLCHMGSVCVQLKSCYVLQLLIAGTYTGKENSWLCGESVISCVLEAVRNFLEHCDLLSCAFQTLVLISPSGEACDLILKLGGVQHALNALKAYPEEEVLVIPCCKCLWSTLAQGCGTPESMASAVETVCMIGPMHMQSADVTEALCAALQSLTMHGKCCNPTALCEDKMTENAMDFLMHALREQPHHCGIVNHAFVAMANLISSSEMMVVQVLRSSEGSGVPLIMSARRLHPNDPKVTANLCNLLKQLLQHDNLVPELLAENVQEELEQIVEQFESTMEIVLLAQEILSKVMSLNDAEQTIST; encoded by the exons ATGGAAAATTATGTG ATCATAGACGTGATGTGTCCTGGATGCTTTGGAGTAACCTTGCTTGTAAAAGACAGGGAGTCTGGCTTGGAACAGACACTAAAGAAG GTGGACTGTTTGGATGTAATTGCTGCTGATAAAGCCTTCCAGGAG GCTTTGTGTTTGCTAAATCTGAGTCACCCAAACATTGTCAGCTACAAGGAGTTCTTCACATCTTGGAACAAACAT ATATCATCAGTCACGCTTTCAATGGTGATGGACTGTCCTTGCATGAAGACCCTCAGAACAGTCATTGCTTCGCAAAGGGAGCAAAAACAGAAGTTTGAGAATGAG GAGGAAGCATTTTTGTCCCTGGTTCAAAACAGGGAAAACCTCAGTCTCCTGGATTTTGGCATATCCAGGGATTTTCATCAGCTCCTCAACATGATGTTTATCTACAATCCGAAAAGAAGAGCCAGTGTCTG GTTGCTGGTGAAGGAAGAACTCGTGAAACAGAGTCTGATACTCTGTGGTTTTTCCCTGCATATGCTGAAGAAAACTCTTCCTGAAGGGCTCACCGAACCACCATTTCATGAAGGATTTGATAGTGTCTTGG AGTTTATGATGACTTATACACATGTAGAGGCCGCCCAGCTTTCAGTGCTGTCATACCTGTTGGAAGAGGAGGAAAATG CTTTGTGTAGGGTAAGTGATGTGGTAAAGGCTGTGACGTTTGCCATGCTGTGCCACATGGGGTCTGTTTGTGTTCAGCTGAAATCCTGCTACGTACTACAACTTCTGATAGCAG GTACCTATACTGGGAAGGAAAACTCTTGGCTTTGTGGGGAAAGTGTGATTTCTTGTGTCCTGGAAGCAGTGCGGAATTTTCTGGAACACTGCGATCTGCTGTCCTGTGCCTTTCAGACGCTAGTCCTCATCTCACCAAGTG GTGAGGCTTGTGATTTGATCCTTAAACTGGGAGGTGTTCAGCATGCACTCAACGCACTAAAGGCCTACCCAGAAGAAGAGGTCCTTGTCATACCTTGCTGCAAATGTCTGTGGAGTACACTGGCACAAG GCTGTGGTACTCCTGAATCTATGGCAAGTGCCGTTGAGACAGTGTGCATGATTGGACCAATGCACATGCAGTCTGCAGATGTGACCGAGGCCCTGTGTGCAGCGTTGCAGTCACTGACCATGCATGGAAAATGCTGCAACCCAACTG CTCTGTGTGAGGATAAGATGACTGAGAATGCCATGGACTTCTTGATGCATGCGCTCAGGGAGCAGCCACACCATTGTGGGATAGTCAATCATGCGTTTGTTGCAATGGCCAACCTGATCAGTAGCTCAG AGATGATGGTTGTCCAAGTCCTCCGTTCAAGTGAAGGGAGCGGTGTTCCTCTCATCATGTCTGCTCGAAGGCTTCATCCCAACGACCCAAAGGTGACCGCAAACCTCTGCAATCTTCTCAAGCAGCTGCTCCAACATG ATAATCTGGTTCCCGAATTGCTTGCTGAAAATGTTCAGGAGGAATTGGAGCAGATAGTTGAACAGTTTGAGTCCACTATG GAGATTGTCCTATTGGCACAGGAGATCTTGTCAAAAGTGATGAGTCTTAATGATGCAGAGCAAACAATTTCGACATGA